The genomic interval AGATGTAGGAAGAGGAGAGCATGAATTAGTTGAAACAGGCCGTATAATAACAACAGGAGAATATGGTGGTATAAAAGGCTTTAGGCATGTGTATAGCAAACTCGGTATAGAGTTTCATGATGACGGAGAAGCAAGGAAGATACTTGATCTTGTGCAGTATGCAAACTTGCATACACAAAAACCCCTTACTGATGACGAACTGATACTCATAGCACATTATCCAGAGATAGTAAGGAGAATACTTACGGTTAATCCGTAATTAGAATGTGGTCTAATATATTATTTATATTAATATTTATCTTTATAAACGGTTTCTTTGCAGCCTCTGAGATAGCTGTTGTTACAATTAGAAGATCCCGCATAAAACAACTTGTAGAAGAGGGGAAAAAAAATGCTGAGATTTTAAATAAACTAAAAGAATCCCCTGACAGATTCCTTGCTACAATTCAAATAGGTGTTACGTTGGCAGGTGCACTTGCATCTGCTATAGGTGGAGCTGCTGCTGTAGAGGTTATCAAGCCTATTCTGAAGACTATCCCGATACCGTTTATAGCTGTATCCAGCGAGGCAATAGCTATAGGTGTTGTAGTTATATGTATAACTTATTTTTCATTAATATTTGGAGAACTTATCCCTAAATCTATAGCACTATCAAATCCAGAAGGTGTAGGTCTCTTTACTGCACCTGTAATAAACCGAATTTCAAATCTGGCAAACATATTAGTAACTATTCTTACATCAAGCACAGATATGTTATTGAAGCCATTTGGCAAAAAGGCATTTACAGAAAGAGGTTATATCACAGAAGAAGAAGTGAAAATGCTAATAGAAGAGGGTGGGGAGAGAGGGGTCTTTGAGTTAGAGGAAAAAGAACTTATACATAGTGTCTTTGAATTTACTGATACATTTGCAAAAGAGGTTATGAAACCGGTCACTCAGATGGTGGTTATAAACATTAATATGCCAATTGACGAGATTAAGACTATCATAGCTGAGGAAAAATTCTCACGCTATCCAGTTATAGGGAAAGATATAAATGATATCAGAGGTATTTTGTATGCAAAGGATTTTTATAACATACTCTCAAAAACAGGTAGTGTGGATATTCATAAGATTATAAAACCACCAATGTTTATTCCAGAGACAATGAAGATAAGTATTCTTTTAAGAGAAATGCAGAAAAAAAGGATTCATATGGCAATAGTTATAGACGAATATGGTGCTGTTTCTGGTCTTGTGACTATGGAGGACCTGCTTGAAGAAATCGTTGGAGAAATTAGAGATGAATATGATATAGAGAGTCCTGTTATTAGACTCAGCGATGGCTCTATAATAATAGATGCATCTATAAGTGTGAGTGACCTATCAGAAGACTATAATATAGAAATACCATCATCGCCAGAATATGAGACTCTTGGGGGGTTTATTATTACATATCTTCAAAGGATACCACAGACCGGTGACATGATCGAAATCAATGATAAGAGATTAAAGGTTGTTGAAATGGTTGGTCAGAGGATAGCAAAGGTAAAGATGGAAAAAATTGACAAAGGATAAATTTTTTTATAGCATTTAAATAAAAGATTATTGGAGGATTTATGGAAAAATGGAAATGCAGTGTATGTGGTTATGTATATGATCCTGAATATGGAGACCCTGACTCAGGTGTTGCGGCAGGTACACCTTTTGAAAAACTTTCAGATGACTGGGTATGCCCTGTTTGCGGTGCAGCAAAGGATATGTTCGAGAAGGTTTAATGGAGGAGGAAATCATGAATGCAGTTGAAATAGCCATAAAGATGGAGACAGACGCAATAAGGTTTTATAGAGAGGCATCAGATAAATGCAATCATATTGTAGGCAAAAAAATGTTTTTGTCTATATCAGAGGACGAAAAAAGACACCTTGATATGCTCTCTGAGTTATTTAAAGGTCTTGATTTCAAGATCCATGAGGCATCTCCAATGAAGGTTGTAAAAACCATCTTTGAAGAAATGAGACACGAGATGATGGAAAGGGTCAAGGCTACCAAAGATGAACTTGAAGCATTTAAAATAGCTGCAGATATGGAAAAACATGGTATCGAGTTTTATAAAAAGGCTGCTGTAGAAGCTATAACAGAGAAAGAAAAGAAACTCTTTGAAAGACTTGCATATGAAGAAGAACAGCACTATGCAATCTTTTCAAATACCTACTTCTTTATGTCAGATACAGGAAGCTGGTATATGTGGGAAGAACACAGCATTGTAGATGGCGGAACACCATGGGCATAACTGTCCTATTTCAGTCCAAGCACATCTTGCATGTCATAAAGTCCAGATGTCCTACCTGAAACCCAAAGTGCTGCCTTTAACGCCCCTCGTGCAAAGGTATCTCTGCTTGATGCCTTGTGTGTGATTTCTATTCTCTCTCCAAGTCCAAAGAAAAATACTGTATGCTCCCCTACAACATCTCCTCCCCTTATTGTCTGTATGCCGATCTCTTTTTTTGTCCTCTCTCCTATTAATCCTTTTCTCGTATAAACTGCAACTTCATCAAGATCTCTATTTACTGCATTTGAAATCACATGAGCCATCTTCATTGCAGTTCCGCTTGGAGCATCTTTTTTAAGCCTGTGATGTGCCTCTACTATCTCTATATCATATTCATCACCCAATACCTTTGCAATGTCTTGTAAAACCTTAAGAAGTAGGTTTACTCCCACGCTCATATTTGGAGCGATCACTATAGGGATATTTTTAGATGCCTCTTCAATATGTCCAATTTCTTCCTTT from Dissulfurispira thermophila carries:
- a CDS encoding hemolysin family protein, yielding MWSNILFILIFIFINGFFAASEIAVVTIRRSRIKQLVEEGKKNAEILNKLKESPDRFLATIQIGVTLAGALASAIGGAAAVEVIKPILKTIPIPFIAVSSEAIAIGVVVICITYFSLIFGELIPKSIALSNPEGVGLFTAPVINRISNLANILVTILTSSTDMLLKPFGKKAFTERGYITEEEVKMLIEEGGERGVFELEEKELIHSVFEFTDTFAKEVMKPVTQMVVININMPIDEIKTIIAEEKFSRYPVIGKDINDIRGILYAKDFYNILSKTGSVDIHKIIKPPMFIPETMKISILLREMQKKRIHMAIVIDEYGAVSGLVTMEDLLEEIVGEIRDEYDIESPVIRLSDGSIIIDASISVSDLSEDYNIEIPSSPEYETLGGFIITYLQRIPQTGDMIEINDKRLKVVEMVGQRIAKVKMEKIDKG
- the rd gene encoding rubredoxin, whose protein sequence is MEKWKCSVCGYVYDPEYGDPDSGVAAGTPFEKLSDDWVCPVCGAAKDMFEKV
- a CDS encoding ferritin family protein, which encodes MNAVEIAIKMETDAIRFYREASDKCNHIVGKKMFLSISEDEKRHLDMLSELFKGLDFKIHEASPMKVVKTIFEEMRHEMMERVKATKDELEAFKIAADMEKHGIEFYKKAAVEAITEKEKKLFERLAYEEEQHYAIFSNTYFFMSDTGSWYMWEEHSIVDGGTPWA
- the dapB gene encoding 4-hydroxy-tetrahydrodipicolinate reductase: MTKIIVVGATGRMGSRITALSKDYHDLKLVGATERKGHDAIGRDIGTIVGIGETNVKLTDRLEDIIDNCDVIIDFTSINSTLQHMKLAHERKKAMVIGTTGFSKEEIGHIEEASKNIPIVIAPNMSVGVNLLLKVLQDIAKVLGDEYDIEIVEAHHRLKKDAPSGTAMKMAHVISNAVNRDLDEVAVYTRKGLIGERTKKEIGIQTIRGGDVVGEHTVFFFGLGERIEITHKASSRDTFARGALKAALWVSGRTSGLYDMQDVLGLK